CCTAGCAGTGGTGGATATGGTGACATGAAAGACGAAGTTGGTATACTCATTCCTTCCAAATGTCTCGGTAATTGGAAAAACGGGAAGTATGGATtcctaaaattataaaaacagataaaagaaTGTTGTACAAAATCAACCGAGCTAATAAGTAGGGAagagatattttaaaaatcattaataaatgtCCTTTTCTCCTAcgttatgaaaaaaaatgaaatgaatgttGGATCCCAATCCTATCCGGTATCATACATTGGATCGCAATCCTATCCGGAATCATACAATGTACAAATTCAAAATGTGGGAAGTGAGAAATGGTTGAATATAACGGCACACTTAGTGCGAGTGAATAGAAGTTCGTTTTTAAAGAGAAGATATTAAGGGGTTTAATAGACAACCATtatatagttgaaaaaaaacgacaaaaaggcAAAACAACAGTCTAAAATCGCCACGGAATAAACCACCTATTCAGCAATACGAATTAAATACACGAAACCGAGATTTATTTtggtacatcagaagggtaagcAGTTTTAGCTCAACTAATGACATCCCGCGTCGGATTCTTCTGTTAAAATACGTACAAAAGCAGATTTTGGAATGATATTTTACACAAACATATCACATATAAAATGTTATCGTATTTGTTTCAATCACTGCAAAGTGAAATAGATTTCCTTACATACACTTGTTGCAATATACGCATTTTTAAAATTCTGTAGAATTTACTATTATACATACCACGAAGTAGACGAGTGTGATGCCTCAAGTCTTCGCATATAATCGTCATAGCTATTTTGAAGTGGTGATCTCGTTCTGGGGTCACCATTCATTCGAGGAACGGTAGCTGACAAATTTATCAGTGAATTTTTGTCATCTTTTGTAGAAATCGTAAGCGTTAAATTAGGATCTTTGTTGATCTGGTTTTTAGATGTATCCATACGTGAATCCAATCTGTTTTCCATGTTTGCGATTGGTGTCTTCATCGACGATTCTTCTTTGATACTTGTTGgttcttttttctttaataaattagTTTTAATCTTCTGTTGGACAGTGTTATCTTGTTGACAGAAAGCCCTAGCATCATTTGACTTTCtattgcaatcttttgacatttccttatttgatattttatctattttcctttttttctgttgacaaaagttattgtctgtaTCTTTTTCAGAATCGATTTTTGGTCCTGTTACTGTTGGAATGTTGTTTAATATTGTGTCGACTTTCTTCACATGCTTTGTTGAGCGTTTTCGCTTTCGTTTGTTCGGTACTTTGGTAGGATTGGAATCCATCACATCTTTAATATCTTTGTTGTCGGTGCTAACACTAACAACAGAGTCAATAGTTTTTGAAGAATTATCAGAGATCAGTTCAGGGTCCGTTGCATTTACGACGTCGTCTTTCTGTTCATGTTCACAATGGTTGTAGTGGTTTGATTCTTTCTGAGAATCTTTTGAAAAGTTAGTTTGTTGCTGTGGTTCTTGGTGGTTGTCTTCTGTAAAGCTGGTGTGTTGTTTTGGTTCTTGCAATGTAATCTTGGTGTCTGAATCCTGTCTGGACATTTGGCAAACATTTTTCAAAGGCAATGCCAATACAATTCTCTTGGATGGTGGGACTCCTGTATCGTCGACAGTGCTGTCAAGGTCTTTAGTAACATGTAATGGAGTCAGTGATTGAGATGGCGAAGCTGGAAGGATCGTCTGTTTAGCTTGAAACCCAATGATTTGTGGTTCAAGTGTTGGTGGCTCTTCGTCATCTGAAATCAAGTGAATATTATAAAAGGTTAGTTATTGGAACTGAGCTCTGAAGTCTCATAATGTTTCATGTGTTGATATATTATTAATCTAAAAGTTATATCttggttatattttgtttgtattcaaTTCCTCAAACAACTATATGTTAATATGACAGTTAAGTTTATCATTACTCCGATTAAGTTTAAGAAATACACAAAAAGGTATATTCAAACTCATTTGGCGAAAAAAAAAGACTTACAATGGGCGACCAAGGCAAAAACGAAAACCTAAACAAGTTATGATATCAGGTGGTTCGGAAGGGATAAAAGGTGGCCCGGAAGGGAAATTGAAATGGTGGAAATGTTAACATCCAATGGAAAACAAGTCGGCAAAAATCTATCACAACCCTTCATGACAAAGGTAGCTTGAATAGTTTTTTTGAGAAAACTTGTATAGCATACGGCTCTTATGAATAATATATAACGGCTGTTAAACAGCGCGTGGACACCTAATCTTTTAGATTTACAACGACGTGTTTACTGTGCAGCAGGGCAGAAGCGTATGTGTATGTGTGCgacatataatataaaatattatcaaattgctTTCACTCATTGATTTCTCAGAAGTACCGTGGAAATAAGAAAGCGTTTTAACATCTGTCTTTTTCTACTAACTTTGATTATAAAGACAATAATGTTTACTTTGTACTTAATCTATACACCAATAGATCTATAAACCGTAATGGTGAAAACTCTTGATGTGTATTGATCTTTTTACTACAGTAACGTGCAATATTCGATACTTTGTTATTTATGGTCGATTTATACATTTAACCCTGTTCTTTATGATTAAATACTATCAAAGTGCAATCTTGTTAAATGGTTACCCTGTAGCAAATTGTACCTTTGGATTATCTATTCGTATAAATGTATGCTTTTGTGTTTATGCGTGTTTGCTTTTGCTTGTGTCGAATATCCGAATAAATTCAAAGCCGATAACTTGTTTAACTGCagaaatatacatgtactgtaaaaCTCCAGAATACAGATTTAACAGTACTCCTAAGAAATATCTAGTATATTTTACTATAGATCCTAAAGAGGCGGAAGTTACTATAAGAATAGTCAACATATGTCGAAAACGAACTGATAATTCCATGACGAAAAAAGAATAGAAGACAAACAACAGACAATAGAAAAGAATAATCTGTCTCATGTTACGAATGTCCCGGCTCAGGCTTACttataatgtgtgaaaatattgGACGGACGGATTGACAGACGAAAGAACAAATGGAAAGACGGACCGAAAGAAAAAAGGACATACGGGAGAAAGGAATGAAGGACAGAAAACAAATGAatggtcaagggtaacacttaatacCCCCTAGCGGCGACggcataaaaaaacaacaaagattCTATgaattgagcaacacgaacccgatCAAAAACCTGGGGTGAGCTATAAGTCAAACTTAAATACCTGAACTGTATAAATCCTGGTCGATAGGCCTTGGGCCTGTTATATTTTCTGGCTGTTGACATACACCGTCCGGCATTGCATCGCTGTCACAATCCATTCTTTGTTGGGGACTTTCAACTCCGTCTGCGCAATGAGAAAACTCCTCTGTTTTATTCATTTCTACTTTTTGACCTGTAACATTGCTGTCGTCGTGACTAGATTCCATAAGTGTTTTCGATATGCTAttaaaatgaagtaaaatatCATGAGTTTTTAACAATAGTGTATTATAATTTGTTAGTTTTGAAGTTTTTTAAATGTCGCATTCTATAAAGACTTTAATATGAGATAACAGTAGAGATAAAAACGATAATTTATCAGGTTTCACACTGTAAACTTAACGCATCAATACAGATAAattatacaatacaataaaaataaatgcaaataaGGTCATTTGTTATACATCATTGTTTGTTGTCAGTGCCCTCAAGATTTGCAAAATATTCAAACTTTTCAAGCAAAATTATCATGCGGAAAATAAAATTTCTTCCGTAATGAACATAAATTTAGACCAAAGGAAATATTTACGGAAAATCGAGGTTAAATGTGTTGTACTTTCATATATTAGatcatttttatcatttcaatGAACAACGTAgattattcatttgtttttcagggcaacaaaaatatgtatttccttccgtatattttaaatttgataaatgacGACAAATTCGTCATTCGTTGATACTTTGCAATTTAATAAAACGATTGGTACGTTGGAAGTGCCTGCGTTCAAATGAATATTATGTAAGTCGAGTGTGAGATCGTGCTCCGTCAATTAACATTCTTTTTCATTTACGTATCTGCATCAACACATAAACGACAGAAACAAATTAAATGCCTTgcgttttttttatcaaactgtcTTGGGAAGTGCAAATAACTGCATGACAAATCTTTCTGCTAAATCGAGcaggtattttttttcattttgaatttcatCATGCAGTGCACAACATATTATACAACATTATTAATTGCATCAATAAGTATTTCACCATACCTCTGAGCGCCATCACAAAGGACTAATTGTTCTGGTACTTCTCCATGTTGTTTTTCAGACAAACCATTGTGATGGTTAATATCAGGAATATCAGCATCAACATTTGATTCACGTAGTTTGATAGTATTATCTTTTCCCGCATTTTCTGTCGTTTGAAATTCGGATTCTGTCTGATCGCTGTAACCACTATCTCTATATCGTTTGTTTATTTTGCCTGAAGATTTTTCGCTGTTGTCACAGTTTTTATCTTCGGATTccttattttgaataaattcaGATCCAATATTGTCATCctgtttgttttctgtaaaattaTTAATACTTTTTTCGTTGCATGAATCTTTCGCTATCGTTGCATTCGCATTTTCTTTTTGGAACTCGTTTTCGGAGTAATAATTTTCTATTGTTTCGTCTGTTTCATTGCCGTCGTGGCTCTCGTCAGTATAGTCTGGACTGACCTTAGATTCCACATCTTTCCCTACATCATGTTTATTATCTATGTCGTTTTCGCTGATATGTATTTCATTCAGATGACCAGGAATGTCAACAAGCACGGGTTGGTTGACCACTGATTTGGCCTTTCGTCGTCTCCCCTTTCCTCGTCGTTTCGTTTTGACCTCCTTGCATTGCACGGTCTTTGATTCATTGTTCTGAAAGGATAAAAATACATACGATAAATGAATGAAACAATCTGCAGATTACGATTTTATTTTTGATCATTTTGACACTTTTGTTTGTTACAATAATAAAAAGGACTACCGCgtggaatatgtcaaagatacaacaatcCAAACCGACCAAAGAAAACTACTTCAAAATGAAAAGTGTTGTTAAACAGGCTTGTTTTCGCCTATTCAAGATTCATACTCGTGGCATCATTGAACTGATAGACATGATGCTAAAAACGGGATAAGACCTAACATACAACGATGCAGTTATATGTTGTTTCATTGATAGGTCTAGAATTGACCGTGACAatgacgataaaaaaaaaaaactagggtCTAAAGATAACATTatgtatttaacatttttttgataATCATTTTTCACTATAAAAGCATTTCTTGAGCAAGGCAAAAAACAAACCAATTTTGTATGTTACAAGAATCACTAATGATTCGGCTAGAGCttattttaaatttgcaaactattGAAATATGACTGAGATCAACACAAGTTCGATCTTTATACCTGTGTGTTTCTACTGTTGATACAACACCTGTTTTGTATGATATCTTTGTGTAGGCATGCTGTTATTACGACTTGATAGTATAGcgatatcatcatgatcatacgaCCAGGAAACCATAAGTATGCTTATGTTTCATGACTCTCAAACAACTTTTGAAGGTTTTAAGATTTAAGGTTCATTAGGGAgaaaccatttaacttcaagaggaaaggggtatgttttttttagtcAGAATTAGTTTTCGTGCAAAACGCGAATATTTTCATTTAGTTTTCCAACGCTTTCAATCAATCGGGATTAGAATAAATTGTTTGTGTGGAAAAACTAGAACCCTACCCCTGGAAGTTAATTGTCGTTCCCTTGATTATAAACAAAGCAATAAATACAAGAAATAAAGTATCAGTGAACTCAAACATCGCTCTAGCATAATATGAAGTATCAATGACCACAGATCATAGAATAAAGTTATATTGACCACTAACAGAGGATAAACAACAAGTCACTAAATTCACAAATCAATTCAAATGTAGGATGATACAAAATATCCTTCTCTTCCGAcataaaaagaaataagtttCCCAGACTACATGTAAAGAGGATAATATAAATATCGCTGACCTCAAATAGGGGATGAAGTTAAGAGTCCCTGTCGACAGACAGATAAGTATCGCTGACCACAACATAAGATGAAATAAGTATCTCATATATATCTCAATGTTAAGACTAAAGAATGAAATGAAGTATCGCGGATCTCAAACAGGGGACGAaactaaaattcttgtcggcaaACAAGAGGATAATATAAAGTATCACGAACCTCAAACATGCAGGGGACGAAACTAAATATTCTTGCCAAAAAACAAGAGGATAATATAAAGTATCGCTGACCTCTAACAGGGGACGAAATTAATCGACAAACGGAGGATAAAATAATGTATCGCTGTCCTCTAACAGGGGACGAAATTAAGTATCATTATCGACAAACAGAGGACAAAAATTACCCCACCTCAAAATTAAGAATAAATAAGTACCCCTGACTACACATACAGAGGATAGAATAAATCATCGTTGAAACCAAGACATGAGATGAACTAAACTATCCCCGTGAATATATTGATCTGATACGATATATTACTGCATATCTAAAACAATTATTGTTAGTATTGCAGACTTATTGGAAGTTTGTGactgtttttaattaattttgtcatGACTGTGGCGAAGACAAAACAATGTTATGCAAATATTACGCCTGCTGTTTTAAATCTGAAAAAAGGAACATATGTGCCGCTGCATCTTATAATACAAAATTAAGGACACCCGAAAATATttcagaacttttttttaatcgaGTATTAATTTTCTTCAATACTATTTGATCTACAGCATCATGCCGAGTTTGTTAATAATGACATTAATTATTGGACTGTTTTATGCATCAGACGATAGCGTGACTTTCATATCGTACAAGGAATTTTCTCTTTATAAAGCGCTTTAACCCTATTAAAAGGCAAATTGAAGAATAAAGCCACGGCTCTGTTTGAGCGGTGTTAATAACCGTATAACCTTAAAATGACTATTATCGATTTATCATTGATAGTTACCACTATAGTAAATGGGAAAATTTCTATAATTACAGTTTCGTGGATAAACTAAACAAAGACAGAATGGTTTACTCTTGTAACTGTGTATGACGATCTGAATTGTTACGGCCCATGTATTAGAATAAGCACGTACACCAGATAGATTTAATAAATGATTAGGACGTTGGATTTAAGTAATTGCAAGCAGATAACCGGAACTTGATACAGATACAACAGTACTGACGACGATTATTCGAGAAACTTAATAATAAAAACGTGCCAACTATAAAAACAGATTTAACAAACATCTTCAGCCTACGCCACTTAAATATACATCTAGCACTCAAAATGTACGAATTTCGTTATATCGAACAAAAACTACTACTgacaaacaattaattaaaagCTAAACAAAAAAAGAGACCATTTTCCgtcattgaaataaaaaacaaaatcttcaaaTGATTAATGCACTGAAGAATTCAGTTAAATAACGATTGCAAAATTGAGAAGATATTTAGTAGCGTGTAACTGTTTGATGAAAAGAAGGAGGATTTCCTGCGGATTTAGACAGAAACGGATGTCCCATAATGAAAAATCTTTACACGTACATGCATTCCTAAGTAACTGACTTCCTTAAGCGTCGTTTACTTTTATATCATTGAACGTGAGGGAATGATAACCAACGTTATAAAGCGTCACGATAACATTAATTAACTTCACCATTAATATAAATTAATCGTAAATTAGTTTCGAACGAGTTCGGTCAATAAACAAAGACATTCGTGACGCTAATACAATAGAATGTATGAAAAATACTGCGGCGATGCACGTCATCTATTAACTGTCCGTACTTGAGAAAAAAGAATATAACACCGATAATATCTGCTTCTACTGATCATCAAGACTACAGCTGTTGTATTGAATTAATGTACGATATTACAAATCCTTCTGGTAATAAATGTGGCGAAAAGACGAAGAACCGTTTGAGCACGTTTCTCtgacaaaaataaacatttaacacGTAAAGAGTTTTGATTATTTCTAAAGAGAAACCTTAGTTTTATAGTTATATCACTGATTTACCATGACTTGAAATGTGTGAATGACGCAAAATGAGCAATTATTTACGATTCTGTTTCTGCCTTGAACGTTATTCTAGTATGTTTTCAGtctggtaaaataaatataaattgcaAATATGTAGCAATAAAAATCATTAATCTTTGTATTGATGAAATGAATATTCATTTTTGTCTAAACGATGATCGAATATGTATTAGTTTCATGTTTTCACAGACGAacgtttttttataaaactttagtTAAATTTTCAGCTGTTGTCGTCACGTGTCAACTAATGTTCTAAGCACACAGACATGCGCGTTCAAGCATACAAAATTGACACGAGCAGTAGAGATTTTAGTGTTTTTGATTAGAACAATTATTTCATTATATACAGCTTAGCATTGATCGCTTAAACATCATTTTAACGATTTTGTAGGATGTCATGATACGTGAGAATATAATCTTTTGTTCTGTCTTGGGGGTTCCGTTCATACCTAGTCGTTAGTTAACCAAtgatttgtcgatattttatcaATAATCATTACGACAACTGTACACCCAGACACGCAAAACTCAAGTTTATACCTATTTTAGTAATAGAATAAACATTATTTGGAAGTTAGTCAGTGACTCGAGATATCTATTGATTATTACACTATAAACTAATATGCACgattaaataattatgttttattcgTTGCATCAAAAACAACTCCAAAGCATTtgtaaatgatattttattaacTTGCCTTTTTTGTTGACAATGTGTAACAGTAGTAAGAGTGTTCTAGTTGACAATGAAGGGTTGGGATACATACCAACTCAGTTACATTTTGGCTTTCCGCAAGTTGACAGACGATTATACAGTTTTGCGACAAATGATAGAAATCGTGTTTTTATTATCCTAGAGAAAAATGTAATTtaaagtattgaatgctttttttgatAATTCTATAGGGTTGACCGTGCCGCGCGCATTTTTAGAATGATGTGCATCCTCATACAAAATATAATTCAGTCAACCGTCTTTTATACAccaatataaatttacaaaaaggagCATTCGATTCTTAGATTAATGAAAGACTTTAAGTCATTGCAAGTTGTGATACTGAATTCAAATGATTGTTTGGTCGTAACAGTTGCATTGTGGGTAATGTCGTTCTCGTGTCGGACTCGATTCTGCTAGTTCTGGAAATTTTGTCATGTGGCTTCAACCAACCGGAAGAAATGTATCacgattttatattttgaattgccggagatgttttttttttattacaaatgttgTTTAATAATTGCTTTGAACTTGAACCAGAAATTGGATGTTTTTACACCCGGAAATCTCAACAATTCATTTCTATTGGTTTAGTTGTAGCATTACACTTTcgaatgtgtatatatatatatatatatataggttccTTTTTTCCTAGAAACCATTCAATCTACTACATACATATAGTGCCATAATAAATGTAGACGCGTTTACGGAAAAGCGTTACATGACGTACGCAACGTATTGAAATCGTTAAGCAGATGATATACTTTAGATAAATAATTTTGACAAGGAACGAATTGATATACTTCAATTTTTGTTTCTAGGTAACCAAAACAAAATTTCCGTATAATCTATATTACATTCAGATAATATTGTCGTGAGGAATTAAAAGTCTACCCATATGTTTTCCGCAACATTTGCACAGAAAATCGTAAAGAGAAGCGTTTATCGACTTGCCCGTAATTATGTCTGCTGAAACAATTCTAATACAGCGTACATTGTATAATGACTTCAATCTGTTGCGAAGTCATACTACGAAGATCGCATTTCATTTACGTTGCCGACAAGAGCAGCGACCCTTTGCAAActtcttttaatttcaaaatctttCCGTATGCAGAATTTGCTTAAGAAATGCTTGGATAAATGCCAGTGAAATCGTGATAAATTAATCAATATATACTTTTCTAAACTCAATAAGTTTTATTGCTATCGTCTTTcgtctattttatttattttaaataacaatGCCGCCACATCTTTTCGTGCTTAATCTATTTCCGACTTTGAAATAAAGGTCtcatttatgtatttaattatttatgtaaCGCCCATCGGTTACGGAGAAGCACACAAAAGCCATAAACTGTATTTTACGATAACGCTTTGTTATCGCATGCACAGCTAATCAACCTTAGCCAGGAAATATCGCGTGCAAGAGTAAGGCGTCTTATACAAGAAAATGTACTAAATAAATTCTCCCATGAAAAATTATTAATGTGGTGTTATGAATACGACGTATCAAATCTGGTAATGcgattataaataaattttacatttttctcttGAAAAGCGGATATCCTGACGCAAATGGTTTAAAACATGTACAATCGTAAATTttaaatgacttttaaaatgtgaccATTTTACTACGCACATAGATCAAATGATAACAATTCatacatgaaatatataatatatagaagTCTGCATGCTAAGCGAAAGGGAGTTATATCATTGTTCGCAGTATTATCGCATCCTCGCCTTGTTTTCCAAACACTACGAACATAAAAACAGAAATAACAAAAAGTAATTTATTGAATAAACGTGACAAAATTTATCCTGTTTAGAAAAATAATCTATATTTTTAGTGCAAGATGTCGGCCTTTAACACGCATATTACATATGCTTCAAATAGGGATCAATAATGACGGATGACGGACGTACGTTAATAAATGATTCGAAAGATAAAACTCTGTCGACATGAAACAAAACCCTACTTTTAATCTTCTTTCCCGTTCGTGACAAGCATTTTCGATTACAAAATTAGGATTAATCT
This genomic window from Mytilus galloprovincialis chromosome 9, xbMytGall1.hap1.1, whole genome shotgun sequence contains:
- the LOC143045886 gene encoding uncharacterized protein LOC143045886 yields the protein MKAKSFTEKRKKKTEGTENIELKSELAMKRRRKHRAGKYSINEEVNVSDAEDYIVTCIEDGETVLDVQCGTNTATLTLDKLWQGSKGPCIHFQGSWLTPNEFQYVSGRETAKDWKRSIRHQGKSIKLLLSKGYMKVTTDSGNNESKTVQCKEVKTKRRGKGRRRKAKSVVNQPVLVDIPGHLNEIHISENDIDNKHDVGKDVESKVSPDYTDESHDGNETDETIENYYSENEFQKENANATIAKDSCNEKSINNFTENKQDDNIGSEFIQNKESEDKNCDNSEKSSGKINKRYRDSGYSDQTESEFQTTENAGKDNTIKLRESNVDADIPDINHHNGLSEKQHGEVPEQLVLCDGAQSISKTLMESSHDDSNVTGQKVEMNKTEEFSHCADGVESPQQRMDCDSDAMPDGVCQQPENITGPRPIDQDLYSSDDEEPPTLEPQIIGFQAKQTILPASPSQSLTPLHVTKDLDSTVDDTGVPPSKRIVLALPLKNVCQMSRQDSDTKITLQEPKQHTSFTEDNHQEPQQQTNFSKDSQKESNHYNHCEHEQKDDVVNATDPELISDNSSKTIDSVVSVSTDNKDIKDVMDSNPTKVPNKRKRKRSTKHVKKVDTILNNIPTVTGPKIDSEKDTDNNFCQQKKRKIDKISNKEMSKDCNRKSNDARAFCQQDNTVQQKIKTNLLKKKEPTSIKEESSMKTPIANMENRLDSRMDTSKNQINKDPNLTLTISTKDDKNSLINLSATVPRMNGDPRTRSPLQNSYDDYMRRLEASHSSTSWNPYFPFFQLPRHLEGMSIPTSSFMSPYPPLLGPARKPDHESYPRSLITPTSSPMLSPYLATSPPSFDIQKLPTVPNMWNGKDSFPDPKYFHEKSIDSKCTSSSTDTTSSCLTIKPAHSVMPDSLCSNMKLSSNEWDTPLDLSMKKTKYHHLKNSTFTDLNKNKITNYKNNRNDRVNNPETVSKHKKLKNVWINKTDSEKQKLSIPEKCSCFKDNLEHWSVDQVYSFIKRLDGCSPYSEKFRQHNVTGMSLQFLSTDHMTRGMGMKVGPAIVLSDAITREVQNSRKRSMSCYHCSSKLLRDDHKLFV